Genomic window (Musa acuminata AAA Group cultivar baxijiao chromosome BXJ1-9, Cavendish_Baxijiao_AAA, whole genome shotgun sequence):
ttattattgggtAATTTGTATTGAGATATTAAGAGATAAATCTTAAGGATTACTAgaactatcaaaaaaaaaatattaattgagtctaattaatatataatattattcaataaatgataaaaattaaaaaatttaatcaaaatttaaaaaaaaaataactttgaaaagaatcaaataaaaaattattcattttATATGCATAATTAAAAGTTTGTTACATGCTccttttgaaaataataaaagattctTTTGACTCCTatgtcataatatgatttttgtaGATATACTacgtaataaaaaaaaatgataagtcTCCTTTCCCTTTGAGATATTATCAAAACTGTCGATTGTCACTATTCTACAAGATCATTAATGATAACATCAAAAAGTTcatcaatttatattattattcacCCTCATATCAATTCTTTTAGTGATTAGAAACAATAATCCTTCAAAATTGATAAATGAGTATCAACTTGTATCTCCTtaatatcaagattaaattttaagatttttactcTCATTAATTCGCTATTTTATAGAAATCTTATATTAACAAATTTAACTTTTCTCGTACTatgattatgataataaaatCTATAACCCTTtgaattttttagataaataataaaatatctaaaaatagctCTTAAATCTAATTTCTTTTTATGTGAATTGAAGACCCTTGTTTTTTCATGATAAttctaaatatgtaaatgtctcaaaTTCGGTTTCCTACCAATTTATAACTCAAAGGAAATTGATAGAATTGACTTACTTTTATTGTTAACCACTCTTTGAGTAGTAcctaaaatattatgagtcttttttactttaatcttaattcttcctaTACATATATATTAGTCAGCTCATCTAAGTTTCActtatctttaattttattatagtaaattttaaataagttaaactaaaaaaaatataattatgaataaATTATACAAAAAAGAACTTAACTATATTCATGCTCAATATTCTTGAGCTTATAGCTTTGTCAATTATATTgaagatataattttaaattcctCAAATATTGTCATACTGAATTTTATTTAGTTCTTCATTAATATGTCAGTCAAtaacttattaataaatttaaattgatctttaaaatattttagtATGCTAGTTGTAGACTACcatgaagtctaaatattattaataattatcataaagtttaattatttattttatcacataattagttGTATACTGTCATACTAAATTTTAGACCTTTTTTCCatcatttatcttaattatttattttatgaaactTTTAGTAGTTATGTTTATAATTCTTTAAATCTGTTTAATCAAAGTCTAACACACCCAAAGTAAATTGTATATGCTCaagttatttataatattttaatttaaaaaatatagggaTATTTATAAGAATGCAATGAATGAATTATTACTATAATAAAATAGTTAGTAAatgttgaactattgatatcatatcTATTTTATCtttaggtgaaatattgacatatctagtattcacatAAACTTATTTATAGAAGAttgatatcatttttatgaaaTAGTATTACTATTTTTACGTATATAACTCAAAACTATAACGATATTCAAAATAGTATCgattatcacataattatttaagtAGATTCTCCTCTAGAATTATCTAAATATCCTAAGTATGTGTATCTTTGTGAATACttaatatcatttaagactaagtctttaatataattttataagttattgatctAGGCCACTTTAGTaactacaagaccaatacaataatataaaatataatttaaaatatcatataaataataaaatatttattataatttacatcTCATAAGTCTATCATCTTAAGCCACTTTGCTAGTTGTCAATTAGAGAAAACTTAAGgatatgagttacaaataatatgcactaaattttttaatttaatttatgtcaaaatagttcaataataataaaatataatcatcataattataaattattcattagtataaaaaatcttatatgataactataataatcttgaaacataaatcatctctttatatgaaaaataattattatttcataatttcatgaaTAACGAAACAAATATccatgaaaaataattatatttttaattatcacatgtaaatttttattaatatgtcatatgagaaaattataaaataaaatcataatttatgatttttaaattttgtaTAGAACCCTAAATTAGACTAGTTAACCTTATTTAATTGGATAAGTCTAGAATTGAACTACCTAAATTAGGCTCATAAATTTGGGCTAATCATCCACCTAATTAGgctaaaaaattgatgaaaatttgACTTTCTCCTAATTAGATCAAAACTTAATTTATTGAATCTAAATACAATCAAATAGTCAAAATACAATCATGATCAagttcaatcaaaatatttgattaaaataaatcaaattagttaATTTCGTAATTGAGGACACAagtcaaaattttttaatttttgaaaggcAAAACTATACTTTttcataagatatataatagaaatatttaatttttaaagggCATAATTGAAAAGTAAAATTTAAGGATACAGATTAAAAAATTTTTATTTCTAAGAGATAAAAATATCCCTTTAGAAAAACCTAATTCTCACATGGCGTTCCACTATGCCCACGTACGGGTCTCGTCGATGGTGCACCGGTTGTTCGTTTGCACGCTGCTCACGGTGGCATAGTTCTTCTCACACAATCGATTAGTGACCTTAGTGGTTGTCATGCCATGCTGCTATGTTCCTCACAAGTGGAACACTTCCATAGTGCGTCGTTGATCAAGCGTCATCGATAGATAATCTCTTAACAACTTATTATTTTATCCCTAAAAGATTATTTCTTTTCGTATGTGAGAACAAaaggtctaaaataaataattatgataaTTCCTCTTCTACTTTCcctatctttaaaaaaaaaaactttaatagcTTACATAAGGAGGAAACTCATGCTCATTCCATTAACATTGTCTCATGTCATGGCTGTTTTCACTTCAAGAAAAGAAGCCCACATCAGGAGAAACCTCATGTTCATTCCTTTGACATTGTGTCTCGCGTCATTGCTGCTTCATTGTGTACAAGACACAGCATGCACAAACCTTGGAACTTAATCTATGAACTGAAGTTGAATTTTCCATGTGTAGCCTCCAGATTCAAACACAAAACTTTATGTTCTGATATTATATTGAAGTGTTGATGTTAACCCATCCAAAACTCATAGATGAAACATGTtccattattcttgaaaatacaAAGAACAATTCCTTTTCTTACTGTGAAGAACTTTGTGATTGGCGTTGAGAAGAAAGTCATCTGAACAATGAGAGCAAAACATGTATATGGTGTCAATTATTTTTAGTGGAGATTGACACAGCATGATGGAGACTCTCTCTAATAAGTGTATGGCTATGAGGTTGAACTGACTGCCTAAGTATCATCATTAGACTCACCTATATATTATTGTGTTAGAAAATAAGAATTCCACATGAGATGGAAATATTATAGCCTTGTACACCAACATTTTCTTTTAGTGCAAAAAGACATCTAAATTTAATTCCTCATGATAAACCTGTCTGTGTCACATGAATTGGTTCAATTAATTCCTCATCTAAATGAAAGATTGAAGAGGGCATTTTACACATGATGGAGGAAAATGGATGATGGCTTCCTTTTGACAAGTCCACATTTTATGAAACAAATACATGCTTACTTGTCCTCATGTTCTCATCATCAAAACCACACTCACTATCCAATCACATCTACCTTcaccaaacaaacaaacaaaaaaaagggaaTCACAATTCCAAGTGATTTTAACATTGTGCTTATCACATTTGTTGTTGATGAATGATACCTCTTTTTCATTAAAAAGATCAAACTATACAAATGGAAATATGAAATTTACTAATGTCTCCCACTAAAGAGAAAAACCAAATCAAATTTTCATCTGATTAATTTACTATACTTCATATTAGCTAATCTACCTTAAGATTTCTTCAATATGACCACACACTGCCATATCAAATTCTTCttccataataaaaaaaaaaaacccttaatTTGTCCAAGAATATGACCCAATTATCCTTATAGTATAGCTTGGGAGATGCCCAAATTAAATTATATACTCTAATTAATCTTGTCATTGTATCTTCTACCTTCATCATTCATTCAGATGAGAGGGAGATATAGGTTGATGCGACACAATGTGATAGGTGAAATATTGACCCCAACAACGGTTTATcgcaaaatatttttcttattaacTCGTTATAAAAGATTATCTAGGACACAATCCATCATAAGATAAGTGGTCGAGTCCACATCAGCCCTCGAGCGACCGATCAAATCTTCCATTTGATCACCACGGACTTCTTACGTGAGTCAAATCGAGTCGAGTTAATCTAGGcatcatgaaaatcataatgcttCCCTAAAGTTGATTACAACCCATTAACCAAGTCTTATTCTtcgtgatgcaaatagttttaagtTCAACCAATTCTTGAAACAATTTGTTCTCCATCAGCACATTGCAAGCAAGTATATATAGTGGAGATGCCATCAAGCATTTCAATGTCAGGTAAACCTTTACCACTGCTCAGTCTTACCAACAACCCATATTCTTTGTGGTTGAGACTCAAGCAACACATTATGCTCGAGCAAAATGGGGTGGTCATACATCAACATCTGAATGGTCTTAAAGAGAACAACTAGTGGTTTTTATAGTCTCAAGAAATCAATAGGCATAAATAAAGTTGTTTTCTTCAACTTGAGTCTTGAATTGTAGATTTCTTTAATGGCTTCGTGCAGTGGGGAATTTTCTTCCGTGGTTTGATCTTTGCGAGCGTGAAATCAGAAAAGTCCCCATAACACCCTTTCGATGTTTAATTTAATAAACTAATCAGAAAAGTGGAATATATTTCGattcaagttttgtttcttaggcaTGCTTATGAAACCCTTTTTATAGTGGGTTCCCTAAATCATTACCTTCAAATGATATATTGAGCATGGGATGTGGTACATTGATTTTAGACATAACTATCACTAAGGTGTCGGTCGTATTGTGCCAAGGTATCAAACACGTGATGTCGAGCTATTTATCACGTGATATCAAGGTATCATACGCATAGCGCAGGGTGTTGAGTTGTTGAATGTAGCACTGAGGTGTCAACCTTAATGTGTCGAATACATGAGCTTAACATGTTGGTAAGATGGTGTTGACCTGTCAATCACATTATTATACCCATAACAAATACATAAACAAATTATATTCATTTATTATAAGATACataatcaaataatatttttaagttttttttataaaagataaataataaaaataaaaattcaattgAAAGTGTTTCATCATCCAAAATCTTTTTAAACTCTACTTTGATCCAATAATCTATGCCGATCCACAATTTTTCCTATATCTACCTCATTGGAAAATATTTggattttaattattaatttataatcATCCCCAAATAGTTAGAAATATACAGCTGTACCTACTACGGGCCATCATATTTAATGACTATAAGTacctaaaatatttataatatacctACCATCTTAATCATCATTAAATCACTTCCACTAATTAAATGATATAATTAAACTAATCGATATTAATACCTACATAATTTGGTCAAATTAAAGTCATGCGGTAGGCATATGGTGGGAAGGTTGGCGCAAATCGACGAAGGAAGCTTTACCGCACATGGCCCGCGTGCGCctcccctctcttcttcttcctccccgtCGTCTTCCTCCCGTGGAGAACGCGTATATGACACCTGCCCTCCTTCGCTTCCTCCTCCCTTGTCATCGCCCTACACCCAAATAGCGCTTCGAGAAGGACTGCGGAGACAGAACACGATGGGGTTCGGTTGCGATCCCGAGCTCCGGCTCTCGCTCGGCGGCCGGGACGACGACGAAGGCAGCAGCTCGAACGAGCAGTGCAAGTCTGCGAGGCTCGGCAGGTGCGTAGTATTGTGTTTGCGTCACGGAGAATTGGAAGCAAGAGTTGATGATTCATGTAGGTAGTGGTTGACGTCTTCTCAGGGTTGAGTCGATGCTGAGAAGCTCGACGCAGCACCAGCAGCAGGTGACGACGGTCTTCTGCAATGGCCGGGTCTACCTCTGCGACGCCACCGAGATCCAGGTTCCTCGTCGACCTGATCTTACTTCTCTCTCCTCCTTCTGGTTCATGCACGGCTACTGATCAATTCGATTCGCCCCGCAGGCAAGAGCGATCATATCCATGGCCAGGAGGGAGATGGACGACACGATGACAAAGAAGAACCAGCAGCAGCCGACGGCGCCGCCACCTCCTCAGGCTGTGCCGCAGATCCTCAACCCCGGGCTGTCCATGAAGCGATCCCTGCAGCGGTTCCTGCAGAAGAGGAAGGCCAGAATCAGCGATGTCTCCCCTTACACTCAAAGACACAAGCTGTTCCTCCCGATCGAATCACAGCAGGCTTAACTCCTGCAACTGTTCTTGAGACGCTTCAAGAAGAGAGGACCAAAGAGATGATTGTATTGTTCTCCCTTTCTGATTTCTTATTCCTTTTTCCTGATATGTTTGAGCTTGACATAGGCGTTGTTTTACGTATCAGGCTTTTGAAAGGTCTCTCCATCCATATTGTATTATGTTTGATCAATTCAAGTTTGCTGCAAATTAATGGGTATTGATAATAGCACGGGTGATTAATAACTTAGTTGGTGGTCATCGGTGCAATGGGCTCGTAAGAAATCGTCTGTTATACATGGATATGTGTATCTTTAAGGTTTTATTTTTTCGAAGCATGTGAGCTCCAAAAAATATCTTTGAGGGTAAAGGAGACCCGAAAGACTTACAAACCCTTGGTTCTCCTACTTCTCAACTAATATGACCTTATCAATGCTCGAGGGGAGCCAAGAACTCAAGAGTCCTCCTTCTAACGCTAAGCATTGAGTATGTCATTTATTTCTATAATGATTGAGGAGTAGGGGAACAAAGACTCATAAACCCCCCAAGTCTTCTTTACCCTCATAAACACCTTTTGGATCTCATGTACTCTAAAAAGATAAAACCATGCGGGTATACTCATCTGTCCAAAAACAGTAATTCCTTACAAGCCCATCACACTAATAATTATCAACTAAATAACTTATCAAATTGGTGCTAGAAGGAAGCTCTTGAGCCTATGGCTTTTCTTTGGGAGGGAGTACCACTTTGAAATGGCAAAATCGTACGAGTATACTTATTTGCAAAAAATAGATAATTCTTCGCGAGCCATCGACCGGTGACTAAGTGACTTCTAAAAAGAGATGGAGAGAAAACAAATTATTTTCCTATCAAAGAAGACTTGGCAGTTCATCAGCACTAAAAATTACCATGTTAAGATAGTATATCTATCTGGACCTAATaagtcaattcaaaattttttctaATGTGGAATTAAATCTGGGTATTACATTCTTTCACATGATAGTAATTCTTGGAGAATACTTTCACATTATAGTAATTCTTGCATAATATTATAGAACAATCAATATTCATTGAAATTATTTGTTCTTTAAGAAGAAATCTTTCCAAACTTCAATTCCTTATCCTTCTAACTAAACTTATATTATCATAAACAATTCTTTTATTTGTTTAGTTTGACAAAGCAATTGTTTGGACTTCAAAGacatttttatttaaagaaatCAGCAACCTCATAAATGAGCCTATTCATTCGGTGCATTATTCAGCAAGAAGAAAAGTAGTAGAAGAAGAAGCTCTTCACAGTCAAACACAATGTAAAATCCTGAGTTTGATTCTTGGAGAACATATGCACCACATGTAAAATCTCAAAGGTCAAACCATGGACACCACAACAAGATATTTTCCTCAAGGATTCAATGCTGTCCTTGTCACCTTTGCTGTTGAACATATGGAGATTGAAAATTGGCTGTCAAAGGTTTCTCATATGTGATGTCCAAAGAAAAGAGCACCAGCATATTCTAGATGGAGTACTGTGAGATGTGGAGGAAGTAGCAAAGTCCTCATTTGGTTGCAAAGGTGGTGTGCTTAGTTAAGGCAGATATCAGGTGGACTAAATCATTTGCAGTGGGTTTGGCAAGTCATGCCAAATCTTTGTGTGGGATACAGTGGGCTACTAGCTAACATCAAACTGGCATTACCACAGGCTAAGTTGACCAAGTTGTTGACTCAAAAGTTAATGGATTAGCTATATTTAGTCATGCAGCATGTCTTTGATCCCAATATAAAGAACTTTTCTAGATATGTAGGTTTGAAACATCATTATCTAATCAATCTTTTCGAGCTAAAAAAGATGAGTATATTTAGTATACCCTAACTAGACTAATGATTTAGATGTAAAAATTTATCATGAGATCAAACTTTAATAAGCAAGGCtaattcttcatcatcatcatactAATGTTTAATATGACACTttgtataataattatataagcAAACTATCATTGTTGCTCCAtcgataattttaaatatatgatcACATAAGTATAATTGTAAAATAATCATGAACACCGAGTTCAAGATCAATCTATCGTTTGCAAAACCCTTGGATGACACGGATAGCATCAATTATTTTAGTTCTTGAAATCTCAACCTCGTACTAGTAGAGACATCACAAACAACACAATGTCGATCCATCCATTGGACCTTACCATGACTAATTTTCATTACCGATAACATGAAACAAGTCTTGGAAGAAGAGTCAACATATAAATAAATGTCTTCCTTGTAGCTTACAAGTTAGTGATCCAATCTATTTTGCCATAAGGCCCATTTGAGGCCTATACAATGAAACTATAATTGGCACTTCTTTGGAAGCTTTTAAGAGAATAGAGAATGAAGACATCCGAGTTGATTAGTACATTATTACACTAGTAATATGTTAAAGATTTGAATCCACGTACATGTGGTATATACGTCGTCGCGAAACTTTCTTCTATTTTAGCATCCAACGATTAtgaatctaaagatatatcaatatttttccAACCAATTTCACAAAATTGGGTGTCccatattgagattttttttgggTAAATCCAACATAAATTATTTTATGGCATTCATTTCAGAAAATCATAAACCATCCTTCTTATGACCATTATCATTTGCCTCAATTTATC
Coding sequences:
- the LOC135594395 gene encoding protein TIFY 5A-like — protein: MGFGCDPELRLSLGGRDDDEGSSSNEQCKSARLGRVESMLRSSTQHQQQVTTVFCNGRVYLCDATEIQARAIISMARREMDDTMTKKNQQQPTAPPPPQAVPQILNPGLSMKRSLQRFLQKRKARISDVSPYTQRHKLFLPIESQQA